From a single Candidatus Woesearchaeota archaeon genomic region:
- a CDS encoding DUF234 domain-containing protein, translating into MVKKMTPITENPAKSRIGKYEIIDNFLSFWFYFYDKNRSYAEQERFDEILRYFNNEFNAFVGRKFEKLVISLIKEKKVLSEIDFSRIGNQWGKSEAGAYEIDLVALNEAKKEVLFAECKWKEKVNSLEVLKELEEKTGFVAWNKENRKESFAVFAKSFSKKTSEFNGRKVYCFDLRDMEKLLKKK; encoded by the coding sequence ATGGTAAAAAAGATGACGCCTATAACTGAAAATCCCGCAAAGTCCAGAATAGGGAAGTATGAAATAATTGATAATTTCCTGTCATTTTGGTTTTATTTTTATGATAAAAACAGATCTTATGCAGAGCAGGAAAGATTTGATGAAATTTTAAGGTATTTTAATAATGAATTTAATGCTTTTGTTGGAAGAAAATTTGAAAAGTTAGTGATATCCTTGATTAAAGAGAAAAAGGTTCTGTCTGAAATAGATTTTAGCCGTATAGGAAATCAGTGGGGAAAATCAGAGGCTGGAGCCTATGAAATAGACCTTGTTGCATTAAATGAGGCAAAGAAAGAAGTATTATTTGCCGAATGCAAATGGAAAGAAAAAGTAAATTCTCTGGAAGTTTTAAAAGAACTCGAAGAAAAAACAGGTTTTGTAGCTTGGAATAAAGAGAATAGAAAAGAGAGCTTTGCCGTGTTTGCAAAATCATTCAGCAAGAAGACTTCGGAATTCAATGGAAGAAAAGTTTATTGCTTTGATTTAAGAGATATGGAGAAGCTTCTGAAAAAGAAGTAA